The following are encoded together in the Leuconostoc mesenteroides subsp. mesenteroides ATCC 8293 genome:
- a CDS encoding SAM-dependent methyltransferase, translating to MLDKTIYKQIFKSSFDAPIDVEFWDGEKVSYGQGDPIATIILHEVIPIKDIMAHASLTFGEAYMDGKIEIKGNLQQLVKIAYDSKESFLNGSKFSKLIPKHSHSENKSKADVQSHYDIGNDFYNMWLDPTMTYSCAYFVSEKDTLEDAQWNKVRHILNKLHAQSGETLLDIGCGWGTLLFTAAKEYNLEATGVTLSQQQYDFVSNKIKEEGLEGRVHVYLEDYRELKDTYDHVTSVGMFEHVGKENLGEYFNQVNNLLTENGTALIHGITGQHDGAGVDAWINKYIFPGGYIPNIAENVGHIIDASLQVDDIEPLRRHYQKTLEIWTTNFHKVEEEVISKYGERFYRMWDLYLQACAGSFEAGNIDVVQYLLTKGPSGTNLPMTRSYIYHADVASGVK from the coding sequence ATGCTTGACAAAACAATTTATAAACAGATTTTTAAGTCTAGTTTCGACGCCCCAATCGACGTTGAATTTTGGGATGGGGAAAAGGTAAGTTACGGTCAAGGAGACCCAATTGCCACAATCATCCTTCACGAGGTCATACCGATCAAAGACATTATGGCACATGCCTCGCTCACTTTTGGTGAAGCGTACATGGATGGAAAAATTGAAATTAAAGGTAATCTACAACAGTTGGTTAAGATTGCGTATGATTCCAAAGAAAGTTTTTTGAATGGATCTAAGTTTTCTAAACTTATTCCTAAACACTCACACTCGGAGAATAAGAGTAAAGCAGACGTACAGAGCCATTATGATATTGGTAATGATTTTTATAACATGTGGTTGGATCCCACAATGACTTATTCTTGTGCTTACTTCGTTAGCGAAAAAGATACGCTTGAGGATGCACAATGGAACAAAGTACGCCACATTTTAAATAAACTTCATGCACAATCTGGTGAAACTTTATTAGACATCGGATGTGGCTGGGGCACATTACTGTTCACCGCAGCTAAAGAATACAACTTGGAAGCCACTGGTGTAACACTTAGTCAACAACAGTATGATTTTGTTTCTAATAAGATTAAAGAAGAAGGACTTGAAGGTCGAGTTCATGTTTATTTGGAAGACTATCGTGAGTTAAAAGATACTTATGACCATGTAACTTCTGTTGGTATGTTCGAACACGTTGGGAAAGAAAACTTAGGTGAATACTTCAACCAAGTGAACAACCTTCTTACAGAAAATGGTACAGCCTTAATTCACGGCATTACTGGGCAACATGACGGTGCAGGTGTTGATGCTTGGATCAATAAATACATTTTCCCAGGTGGTTACATCCCAAATATAGCGGAAAACGTGGGACACATTATTGATGCTTCTTTGCAGGTTGATGATATTGAACCGTTGCGTCGTCATTATCAGAAAACATTGGAAATTTGGACAACTAATTTCCACAAAGTTGAAGAGGAAGTTATTTCAAAATATGGTGAACGTTTTTACAGGATGTGGGATTTATATTTGCAAGCTTGTGCAGGTTCATTTGAAGCTGGAAATATTGATGTCGTTCAGTATTTGCTCACCAAAGGGCCTTCTGGTACAAACTTACCAATGACGCGTTCATATATTTATCATGCTGATGTTGCTAGCGGTGTGAAATAG
- a CDS encoding aldo/keto reductase: MTFHELSDGQHLPEIGFGTYKLNGFAGTQSILSAVDAGYRLFDTAFNYQNEGTVGQAIQQSHVNRDELIITSKLPGKYYSSYQDSIDLIQESLYRSKLDYFDLYLLHWPNPIDDHYLEAWHTLIQAQKFGLVKSIGVCNFLPEHIERLKKETNILPVVNQVELHPYFNQQELREYNNTQNILTQAWSPLGRASAILKDPVLVELAKKYHKNIGQLVLKWEISLGVLPIPKASSYARQKGNLDLFDFEISSSDMQRINDLTKPDGRTNNQDPAVYQEF, translated from the coding sequence ATGACATTTCATGAACTAAGCGATGGCCAACACTTACCAGAAATTGGTTTCGGCACATATAAATTAAATGGCTTTGCAGGAACACAATCAATTTTATCCGCAGTTGATGCTGGTTATCGTCTATTCGACACTGCCTTTAATTACCAGAACGAAGGTACAGTTGGACAAGCTATACAACAATCGCATGTCAATCGCGATGAATTAATCATCACCTCAAAGCTTCCAGGGAAGTATTACAGTAGTTATCAAGACTCAATTGATCTAATTCAAGAATCCTTGTATCGAAGTAAGTTAGATTACTTTGATTTGTACCTATTACATTGGCCCAACCCGATTGATGATCATTATCTAGAGGCTTGGCACACACTCATTCAGGCGCAAAAGTTTGGTCTTGTTAAATCAATCGGTGTTTGCAATTTTCTTCCTGAACATATTGAACGTTTGAAAAAAGAAACCAATATATTACCAGTTGTTAACCAAGTTGAATTGCATCCTTATTTCAATCAACAGGAATTGCGTGAATACAATAACACTCAAAATATTTTAACACAGGCTTGGAGCCCATTGGGTCGTGCAAGTGCGATTTTGAAAGACCCTGTTTTAGTTGAATTAGCTAAAAAATACCACAAGAATATTGGTCAACTCGTGTTGAAATGGGAAATATCTCTTGGCGTATTGCCTATACCTAAAGCAAGTAGTTACGCAAGACAAAAAGGTAACCTAGATCTTTTTGATTTTGAAATTAGTTCATCTGATATGCAACGTATCAACGATTTAACAAAACCTGATGGCAGGACAAATAATCAAGATCCTGCAGTTTATCAGGAATTTTAA
- a CDS encoding DMT family transporter, translating into MYMIYIALAIGAGLILAAQNAVNAQLSFLLKSPLVACFMAYIVGSFLLLILTVILGDFSKIELIFSAPIWMTTGGLFGLVFITSCIILFPKIGSVETVMFPTLGQILSGMFFETFGWFNTTVVMVSVTRIIGIIILLAGTYIAVVLSARHSTIELASSEHSKSQMLNRLWAFGAGILCTVQSTFNGQLGHYIQSPTVSALWAFIIGLIVLAFLKNNNWRHLRIGIRLSQSWFAGLAGAAFVTLMSLLILPLGPGLTVSISTLGVMIGAMLIQQFGLFQSKQQSISIYQIIGVIGMLIGILIIKIY; encoded by the coding sequence ATGTATATGATATATATTGCACTTGCCATTGGAGCTGGTTTAATTTTGGCTGCTCAAAATGCCGTTAACGCGCAGTTAAGTTTTTTGCTCAAATCTCCCCTCGTTGCTTGTTTTATGGCATATATAGTTGGGTCATTTTTATTGCTCATTCTGACTGTTATTCTGGGTGACTTTTCAAAAATAGAGCTTATCTTCTCAGCACCAATATGGATGACAACAGGTGGTCTTTTTGGATTGGTATTCATTACAAGTTGTATTATTCTTTTCCCAAAAATTGGGTCTGTGGAAACAGTCATGTTTCCAACATTAGGGCAAATTTTATCCGGTATGTTTTTTGAAACCTTTGGATGGTTTAATACAACAGTTGTTATGGTTTCAGTAACTCGCATCATTGGTATCATCATTCTTTTAGCTGGCACTTATATTGCCGTGGTGTTATCGGCTCGACATTCAACTATAGAATTGGCAAGTAGTGAGCATTCAAAATCACAAATGCTAAATCGTCTCTGGGCTTTTGGCGCTGGTATTTTATGCACTGTGCAGTCTACCTTTAATGGTCAACTAGGTCATTACATCCAAAGCCCGACTGTTAGCGCATTATGGGCCTTCATAATCGGATTGATCGTGCTCGCTTTTTTGAAAAACAACAATTGGCGTCATTTGCGCATTGGTATCCGTCTGTCACAATCTTGGTTTGCTGGTTTAGCTGGTGCTGCTTTTGTAACCCTTATGTCACTTCTCATCCTACCGTTAGGTCCAGGTCTCACGGTTAGTATTTCAACACTAGGCGTTATGATTGGCGCCATGCTCATTCAACAATTTGGGTTATTTCAATCAAAACAGCAATCAATTTCTATCTATCAAATAATTGGCGTTATTGGCATGTTGATTGGTATTTTAATTATTAAAATATACTAA
- the rpiA gene encoding ribose-5-phosphate isomerase RpiA gives MNEKNFQKKQAALAALNYIQTDMIIGLGTGSTVSYFLDALAASQYNVIGVTTSTITSQRCAELNIPIVDIDAIDHIDVTVDGADEVDSYLNGIKGGGAALLMEKIVAKNSKKNIWIVDRSKVHNTLGSFPLPVEVIPYGSGQLLRQFANKGLFPKLRRHPGNNQPVITDAGHYIIDCHMTTINNPYALAEYLESQVGVVEHGLFLNICDRIIIGDNTVEIKERQQAHVEIN, from the coding sequence ATGAATGAAAAAAATTTCCAAAAAAAACAAGCAGCCCTCGCCGCTTTAAATTATATCCAGACCGATATGATTATCGGACTAGGAACTGGTTCAACTGTTTCTTATTTTTTAGATGCTTTAGCTGCTTCTCAATATAACGTCATCGGCGTGACCACTTCAACAATTACTAGTCAGCGATGCGCAGAATTAAATATTCCAATTGTCGACATTGATGCCATTGACCATATTGATGTTACAGTTGATGGTGCAGATGAAGTCGATTCCTACCTTAACGGTATAAAAGGTGGCGGAGCTGCCCTACTGATGGAGAAAATAGTAGCTAAAAACTCAAAGAAAAATATCTGGATCGTTGATCGCAGTAAAGTGCACAACACGCTAGGTTCTTTCCCGCTGCCCGTAGAGGTTATCCCCTACGGTAGCGGTCAGTTGTTACGACAATTTGCCAATAAAGGTCTGTTCCCAAAGCTACGTCGTCATCCCGGAAATAACCAGCCCGTTATCACTGATGCTGGTCACTACATTATTGATTGCCATATGACCACAATTAACAATCCATATGCCCTCGCCGAATATCTTGAAAGCCAAGTTGGCGTTGTTGAGCACGGTTTGTTTTTAAATATTTGTGATCGAATAATTATTGGCGATAACACAGTAGAAATTAAAGAACGACAGCAAGCTCATGTGGAGATAAACTGA
- the rbsK gene encoding ribokinase yields the protein MKNKVVVIGSLNIDTIQMIDRLPNQGETITVNNQASTFGGKGANQAVAAARQGADVTMIGAVGDDDRGRAFKQLLSDEGISTDYIFTKSQFTGSATIMLEPDGHNTIMVYGGANMNLTSADVEKARNIIANADVIVAQLEVPTEAIVAGFNIAKENGVLTILNPAPITSHLDSNIISSTDLIIPNETEAAALAHTEPTTKQSSLTPLTSKLNKVGFSNVVVTLGSDGVYYHVNGSADILPVFKVNAVDTTAAGDTFIGTFSANIDDNLSNLPSVIRRSCFASSIAVSRSGAIASIPNKKDVDAGLLANAAMAE from the coding sequence ATGAAAAATAAGGTTGTTGTTATCGGTAGTCTCAATATTGATACTATTCAAATGATTGATAGATTACCAAACCAAGGAGAAACCATCACCGTTAACAATCAAGCAAGTACATTTGGTGGTAAAGGTGCCAATCAGGCAGTTGCAGCTGCTCGTCAAGGAGCTGATGTAACAATGATCGGTGCTGTAGGTGATGATGACCGTGGACGTGCCTTCAAACAATTATTAAGTGATGAAGGAATATCAACGGATTATATTTTTACAAAGAGCCAGTTTACTGGTTCCGCCACTATAATGTTGGAGCCAGATGGACATAACACGATTATGGTATATGGTGGCGCAAATATGAATTTAACCAGCGCCGATGTGGAAAAAGCGCGCAATATAATTGCTAATGCTGATGTAATCGTAGCACAGCTTGAAGTACCTACTGAAGCCATTGTTGCTGGGTTTAATATCGCCAAGGAAAATGGCGTACTAACTATATTAAATCCGGCACCTATTACGTCACATCTTGATTCAAATATTATTTCGTCTACTGATTTAATCATACCAAACGAAACTGAAGCCGCGGCACTAGCTCACACTGAGCCAACCACAAAACAATCGTCGTTAACGCCACTCACTTCCAAATTAAATAAAGTAGGTTTTTCCAACGTAGTGGTTACACTTGGCAGTGATGGTGTTTACTATCATGTCAATGGGTCGGCAGATATTTTACCTGTTTTCAAGGTAAATGCCGTTGATACCACTGCTGCTGGTGACACATTTATTGGTACTTTTTCAGCTAATATTGACGACAACTTGTCGAATCTACCAAGTGTCATTCGACGTAGTTGCTTTGCTAGTTCAATAGCCGTCAGCCGATCTGGTGCAATAGCCTCGATTCCAAATAAAAAAGACGTTGACGCTGGTTTGCTTGCTAATGCTGCTATGGCGGAATGA
- the rbsR gene encoding ribose utilization transcriptional repressor RbsR, with translation MRKISIKDVAKKAGVSIAAVSQILNNKGQRFSEATIEKVLQARDELGYVPNSAARNLKGRHKRLIGIIVPSFRMPFFADIIQSMQASAPSDVNLVFLGSTDESLQDAIFSLVERGVEALVFGRHIPNRAEVNTFLKKRNIPYLVLDQNADINAHDMVQTNEFTGGSMAASHLMSLGHRDIALILPNNLTDNMRQRRAGFLDTLSTANLTPKAIITTTLSKHGGLAAVHQLIQSKSTAAFILNDEMAIGVLRGLAYQDIKVPDDISIIGYDDTDYAEFMIPTLTTIAQPVWEIGETALKMIIRRLDHPNLPLQTEFFDVKLVIRESTGPVKNTKGNH, from the coding sequence ATGCGCAAAATCTCAATAAAAGATGTTGCCAAAAAAGCGGGCGTTTCCATTGCTGCTGTATCTCAAATTTTAAATAACAAAGGCCAACGTTTTTCTGAGGCAACGATTGAAAAAGTACTTCAAGCACGAGATGAGTTAGGCTATGTTCCTAACAGCGCTGCAAGAAATCTTAAGGGCAGGCACAAACGCTTGATTGGCATCATAGTCCCTTCTTTCCGCATGCCTTTTTTTGCCGATATTATTCAAAGCATGCAAGCTAGTGCGCCATCTGATGTTAATTTAGTATTTCTAGGGTCAACCGATGAAAGTTTACAAGATGCAATTTTTTCCTTGGTTGAGCGTGGCGTAGAAGCATTAGTTTTTGGCCGGCACATCCCTAATCGAGCGGAAGTTAATACGTTTTTAAAAAAACGTAATATACCGTATCTGGTGCTTGATCAAAATGCCGATATAAATGCACATGATATGGTTCAAACAAATGAATTTACAGGCGGAAGTATGGCAGCCAGTCATTTAATGTCACTTGGTCATCGAGATATCGCTTTAATTTTACCAAATAATCTGACCGATAACATGCGGCAACGTCGAGCTGGTTTCTTAGACACATTATCTACAGCAAATTTAACGCCAAAAGCAATCATTACTACTACTTTGTCAAAACATGGCGGTTTGGCAGCTGTTCATCAACTTATTCAAAGTAAATCTACAGCAGCATTCATTTTGAATGATGAAATGGCTATCGGTGTTTTGCGTGGTTTGGCCTATCAAGATATTAAAGTACCTGATGATATTTCCATCATTGGTTATGATGATACAGATTATGCAGAATTTATGATTCCTACATTAACTACCATAGCACAACCTGTTTGGGAAATTGGTGAAACGGCCTTAAAAATGATTATCCGACGTCTCGATCATCCTAACCTCCCCTTGCAAACCGAATTTTTCGATGTTAAATTGGTTATTCGTGAATCGACCGGGCCAGTTAAAAATACAAAAGGCAATCATTAA
- a CDS encoding NupC/NupG family nucleoside CNT transporter translates to MFLFANILGIFVFIAIAALFSRDRKNIQWKSVGIVLALEILLAWFFTQFKAGQIAVQAAADGFNWLVSVATQGIAFALPEWLTSNNGGPNFVTSALLPILLVVPLFDILTYIGLLPWLIKWIGKGLAFITGQPKFEAFFSIEMMFLGNTEVLAVSKAQLDMMSARRNFTLAMMSMSCVTSAIIGSYTQMVPGKYVLTAIPLNILGAIIIATILNPTKVTPEEDVIVSVASDNGKKEPFFSFLGDSILGAGKLILIITATVIAFVSLAALINQLFSLTGLHWLTLENIFGVIMFPFAWLLGFNVHEAFQIAQYMGTKLVTNEFVVMGEVSKSIMAGKGLFANEHARIVLTVFLTSFANFGTLGMIIGCFKGLVSKEKNDYISARVPYMLLSGILVSLLSAATAGMFVW, encoded by the coding sequence ATGTTTTTATTTGCTAATATTCTTGGTATTTTTGTTTTCATTGCCATTGCAGCTCTGTTTTCAAGGGATCGAAAAAATATTCAGTGGAAATCGGTCGGCATTGTGCTGGCACTAGAGATTTTGCTAGCCTGGTTTTTTACTCAATTCAAGGCCGGACAAATCGCTGTGCAAGCTGCAGCTGATGGTTTCAATTGGCTTGTTTCTGTGGCAACACAAGGAATTGCATTTGCGTTACCTGAATGGTTGACTTCCAATAATGGCGGGCCAAACTTTGTGACTTCTGCTTTGTTGCCAATTTTATTGGTTGTGCCCTTGTTTGATATTTTAACCTATATTGGTTTACTACCATGGCTCATTAAGTGGATTGGTAAGGGGCTCGCTTTTATAACTGGACAACCAAAATTTGAAGCATTCTTTTCGATTGAAATGATGTTTCTAGGAAATACAGAGGTCTTAGCTGTTTCAAAAGCACAACTAGATATGATGTCTGCTCGAAGAAACTTTACGCTCGCTATGATGTCGATGAGCTGTGTCACATCGGCTATTATTGGTTCGTATACTCAAATGGTTCCTGGTAAGTATGTTTTAACCGCCATCCCGCTTAATATATTAGGTGCTATTATCATCGCTACGATTTTAAATCCCACTAAAGTGACGCCTGAAGAAGATGTCATCGTCAGTGTTGCATCAGATAATGGTAAAAAGGAGCCTTTCTTTTCATTCTTAGGCGATTCAATTCTTGGCGCTGGAAAGTTGATTTTAATTATTACGGCTACTGTTATTGCGTTTGTTTCTTTGGCGGCACTGATCAATCAGTTGTTCAGTTTAACTGGGCTACACTGGTTAACATTAGAAAATATCTTTGGCGTAATCATGTTCCCATTTGCATGGTTACTGGGATTCAATGTTCACGAGGCTTTCCAAATTGCGCAATACATGGGCACAAAATTGGTAACTAATGAGTTTGTTGTCATGGGTGAAGTTTCAAAATCAATTATGGCCGGTAAGGGACTCTTTGCAAATGAACATGCACGTATTGTTTTGACGGTTTTCCTTACTAGTTTTGCTAACTTTGGAACCCTGGGCATGATTATTGGTTGTTTCAAAGGCCTTGTCAGCAAAGAAAAAAATGATTACATTAGTGCACGAGTACCGTACATGTTGTTGTCAGGGATATTAGTTTCATTATTGTCAGCTGCAACAGCAGGAATGTTCGTTTGGTAG
- the rihC gene encoding ribonucleoside hydrolase RihC yields the protein MIPIILDMDPGIDDAVALSIALSNPSIDIKLLTSVAGNVSVDKTTNNLLKLTTFFHQTQIPVAKGAAAPLKKDFSDAAYIHGESGMPGYDFPQVTKEAIKLDAITAMAEELEASIVPMTIVATGSYTNIAMLIQKYPSLLHKIEKFVLMGGSLSGGNVSSVAEFNVFTDPDAADIVFKSGVPIVMVGLDVTLKALLPFETIDAIGSQGEAGEMLQKVMTAYGDTAEGGKPMHDVNTICYLLNPEFYTVKDYWVDIIVSGPAAGATIADTQNRWSEGRLNAQVAVDIDTTAFEKWFVEQVPKMNQYRKEEN from the coding sequence ATGATACCTATAATTTTAGACATGGATCCAGGGATTGATGATGCAGTTGCTCTATCGATTGCCCTCAGCAATCCTAGCATTGATATCAAGCTACTAACAAGTGTTGCTGGAAATGTTAGTGTTGACAAAACAACCAATAATTTATTAAAGTTGACAACATTTTTTCATCAAACGCAGATTCCGGTTGCAAAAGGTGCCGCTGCACCATTGAAAAAAGATTTCTCTGATGCTGCTTATATTCATGGCGAATCGGGTATGCCTGGATATGATTTTCCTCAAGTGACAAAAGAAGCAATTAAATTAGATGCAATTACTGCAATGGCCGAAGAACTGGAGGCATCGATCGTGCCAATGACTATTGTTGCTACTGGGTCGTATACGAATATTGCAATGTTGATCCAAAAATATCCAAGTCTACTTCACAAGATTGAAAAATTTGTTTTGATGGGTGGCTCTTTGTCAGGAGGGAATGTGTCTTCAGTTGCAGAATTTAACGTGTTTACTGATCCAGATGCAGCCGACATTGTTTTCAAAAGTGGTGTGCCAATTGTTATGGTTGGCCTTGATGTAACGCTCAAGGCGCTATTACCTTTTGAAACAATAGATGCTATTGGTAGTCAAGGGGAAGCAGGTGAAATGTTACAGAAAGTTATGACAGCTTATGGTGATACTGCAGAAGGTGGTAAGCCTATGCATGATGTCAATACAATTTGTTATCTATTAAATCCTGAATTTTATACAGTAAAAGATTACTGGGTTGATATTATTGTTTCTGGACCGGCTGCGGGCGCCACGATTGCCGACACGCAAAATCGATGGTCAGAAGGTCGATTGAATGCACAGGTGGCGGTTGATATTGACACAACAGCGTTTGAAAAGTGGTTTGTTGAACAAGTACCGAAAATGAATCAATATCGTAAAGAGGAAAATTAA
- a CDS encoding nucleoside hydrolase, with amino-acid sequence MASTKMILDLDTGVDDALALALAVCDPRVDLIGVIASYGNTLMKTAAQNTLDLLHLLHADEVPVYLGESQASTVNDFEVMPISKAIHGDNGVGNILLEKSPRSIEKESGIQFLINMAHQYQDELVYVPTGPLTNLAKALQIDPKIAQLIGNTTLMGGALTVPGNVTPFTEANINQDPQAADQVFTAQEHLTMVGLDVTLRTLLTKAHTKKWRDLGTKAGQTYADLMDYYIDAYDNLGIDHRGAALHDPLAVAVAIDPSYVMTISLNMRVTHDQKTKDYGRTIGDRERLLEPTTTKVAVGVKSERFVHDFMDFMIAVLKN; translated from the coding sequence ATGGCATCAACAAAAATGATTTTGGACTTGGATACTGGTGTTGATGATGCGCTAGCTTTGGCTTTAGCTGTGTGTGATCCACGAGTGGATTTAATTGGTGTGATTGCTTCTTACGGTAACACACTAATGAAAACTGCAGCACAAAATACATTAGATTTATTACATTTGTTACATGCTGACGAAGTACCTGTATACTTAGGCGAATCACAGGCTTCCACAGTTAATGATTTTGAGGTAATGCCTATATCGAAAGCTATTCATGGTGACAATGGTGTAGGAAATATTTTATTAGAAAAATCGCCGCGATCAATTGAAAAAGAAAGTGGCATTCAGTTCTTAATAAATATGGCTCATCAATACCAAGATGAATTAGTATATGTACCCACTGGACCATTGACGAATTTAGCCAAAGCATTACAAATTGATCCAAAGATTGCACAGTTGATTGGGAATACTACATTAATGGGTGGTGCTTTAACGGTTCCTGGCAATGTTACACCATTTACAGAGGCAAATATTAACCAGGACCCGCAGGCCGCAGATCAAGTATTTACTGCTCAAGAACACTTGACAATGGTAGGTTTAGACGTGACCCTTCGTACGCTACTGACAAAGGCACACACAAAAAAGTGGCGTGACTTAGGAACTAAAGCTGGTCAAACATATGCTGATTTGATGGACTATTATATTGATGCATATGATAATTTAGGTATTGATCACAGGGGAGCGGCCTTACATGATCCTTTAGCCGTTGCGGTAGCGATAGATCCAAGTTATGTTATGACAATTTCATTAAATATGCGCGTGACTCATGATCAAAAAACGAAAGATTATGGCCGAACGATTGGCGATCGGGAGCGGCTACTTGAACCGACAACGACAAAAGTGGCCGTTGGTGTAAAGTCTGAGCGCTTCGTACATGACTTCATGGATTTTATGATTGCAGTTTTAAAAAATTAA
- a CDS encoding chloride channel protein has product MKNTLQKNNVKSDQSKHQLMVLIGGTVLIGIVVGLSSLFLGLLLEYVEQLFLNYEETVWQPAPTGTIPVRRLFSVLIGSVIAAVIWWFLRTKTKPTVGITKALSGEKMPFWQTILHVMTQIFYVGTGGSVGRELAPREAGAMLAQKVGSAFEKFSLPQLSSDDRKLLIASAAGAGFAGIYIAPITGMFFCTEILLKKMTVRTVAVSLSMSTIAMLIGSIAKGFKPYYLVGDAKLSVATLLVVLVIAPLCGIAGALFRKLCQWAEKNQTRKNNILWQLPMMGLTTGLISIIFPEVMGNGRSLAQLAINSEGFLSVSLLLLGALTKMVVTVLTIRFGAAGGTLTPAIAIGAVLGAFIGSFLLYLVPGIPMWEVAILGAATLLAASQQAPLMALFMIFEICHLNYAMLLPLGLGVLISIVISRKVLSQFN; this is encoded by the coding sequence ATGAAAAACACATTGCAGAAAAACAACGTTAAATCCGATCAGAGTAAACATCAGTTAATGGTTTTAATTGGTGGAACAGTTTTGATTGGCATTGTCGTTGGCCTCAGTTCTCTTTTTTTAGGGCTTTTATTAGAGTATGTTGAACAATTATTTTTGAACTACGAAGAAACCGTTTGGCAACCAGCTCCAACCGGAACAATTCCTGTCCGCCGATTATTTTCAGTGCTTATCGGTAGTGTGATTGCTGCCGTTATTTGGTGGTTTTTAAGAACAAAGACAAAACCAACGGTGGGGATTACTAAAGCATTGTCGGGAGAGAAGATGCCTTTTTGGCAAACTATCCTTCATGTCATGACACAAATATTTTATGTAGGTACTGGTGGTTCAGTGGGGCGTGAGCTCGCTCCTCGAGAAGCTGGCGCTATGCTTGCCCAAAAAGTAGGGTCGGCGTTTGAAAAATTTAGCCTGCCTCAGTTATCTAGTGATGATCGTAAATTACTAATTGCATCAGCCGCAGGCGCTGGTTTTGCAGGAATATACATTGCGCCAATAACAGGAATGTTTTTTTGTACTGAAATTTTATTAAAAAAAATGACGGTACGTACAGTTGCAGTCAGCTTAAGTATGTCAACGATTGCAATGCTTATTGGGTCAATCGCCAAAGGCTTTAAGCCATATTACTTAGTTGGGGATGCAAAATTGTCAGTAGCCACTTTGCTGGTGGTGTTAGTGATTGCACCATTATGTGGTATTGCTGGGGCATTATTTCGAAAGTTATGCCAATGGGCAGAAAAAAATCAAACCCGCAAGAATAACATTCTGTGGCAATTACCTATGATGGGATTGACCACGGGACTAATTTCCATAATATTCCCAGAAGTGATGGGCAATGGTCGGTCGTTAGCACAATTGGCTATCAACAGTGAAGGGTTTCTTTCTGTGAGTTTATTGCTATTGGGTGCTTTAACAAAAATGGTGGTGACTGTATTGACCATTCGATTTGGTGCTGCTGGAGGGACCTTGACCCCAGCAATTGCCATTGGGGCTGTTCTAGGAGCATTTATTGGTAGTTTTTTACTTTATTTGGTTCCAGGTATTCCAATGTGGGAAGTAGCTATATTAGGTGCTGCCACGTTACTTGCCGCCTCACAACAAGCACCGTTAATGGCCTTATTTATGATATTTGAAATTTGCCATTTGAATTATGCGATGTTATTACCACTTGGTCTGGGCGTTTTAATATCAATTGTTATCTCGCGAAAAGTATTGAGTCAGTTCAACTGA